The Terriglobales bacterium genome has a segment encoding these proteins:
- the rimI gene encoding ribosomal protein S18-alanine N-acetyltransferase, protein MNIRAATAADVPAMMALERHAVTAAHWGAADYARLFAAGSQYVALVLEGKELEGFVVARGMGTEWELENIAVAGPARRRGLGARLLANLLDRARQAGARNVFLEVRESNRAARSLYEKWAFVESGRRKAYYRDPDEDAVLYRFTLPAIPEK, encoded by the coding sequence GTGAACATCCGCGCCGCCACCGCCGCCGACGTCCCCGCCATGATGGCGCTGGAGCGCCATGCCGTGACCGCTGCCCACTGGGGTGCGGCCGACTACGCGCGCCTCTTCGCCGCCGGTTCTCAGTACGTCGCTCTGGTCCTGGAAGGGAAGGAGCTAGAGGGCTTTGTGGTTGCGCGCGGGATGGGGACTGAGTGGGAGCTCGAGAACATCGCGGTGGCGGGCCCGGCCCGTCGTCGCGGCCTGGGCGCCCGCCTGCTCGCCAACCTGCTGGACCGGGCGCGCCAGGCCGGCGCCCGCAACGTTTTTCTCGAAGTGCGCGAGTCCAATCGCGCGGCCCGGTCGCTCTACGAGAAGTGGGCCTTCGTCGAAAGCGGCCGCCGCAAGGCCTACTACCGCGACCCGGATGAGGACGCGGTACTCTACCGGTTTACTCTTCCTGCAATACCCGAAAAATGA
- a CDS encoding LptE family protein, translated as MRKTAGVLVLLLALASAGCGYHSAGHAAKLPPDLKTIAIPAFVNHTHTYRVEQVLTAAVVHEFLTRTNYRIANEATDSADATLRGDVLTTEFAPLTYDSKTGRASSALITVTMKVQLVDRKGKVLYENQNYIFREQYQVSREISSFFEEETPALDRLSRDFARTLVSNVLEAY; from the coding sequence GTGAGGAAGACCGCTGGCGTTCTCGTCCTGCTTCTTGCGCTGGCCTCGGCCGGCTGCGGATACCACAGCGCGGGACACGCCGCCAAGCTTCCTCCCGACCTCAAGACCATCGCCATTCCCGCCTTCGTCAACCACACCCACACCTATCGGGTGGAGCAGGTGCTGACCGCGGCGGTAGTGCACGAGTTCCTCACCCGCACCAACTATCGCATCGCCAATGAAGCCACCGACTCCGCCGACGCCACCCTGCGCGGCGACGTGCTGACCACCGAGTTTGCGCCGCTCACCTACGACTCCAAGACCGGCCGCGCCTCCTCGGCCTTGATCACCGTGACCATGAAGGTGCAGTTGGTGGATCGCAAGGGCAAGGTCCTCTACGAGAATCAGAACTACATCTTCCGCGAGCAGTACCAGGTGTCGCGCGAGATCTCCAGCTTCTTCGAGGAGGAGACCCCGGCGCTCGACCGCCTCTCCCGTGACTTCGCGCGCACTCTGGTGAGCAACGTCCTGGAGGCGTACTGA
- the ribD gene encoding bifunctional diaminohydroxyphosphoribosylaminopyrimidine deaminase/5-amino-6-(5-phosphoribosylamino)uracil reductase RibD, whose product MDFAPNDERFMREALDLARQGVGLTSPNPAVGAVVVRDGNIVGRGSYTYDGVKHAEVLALEQAGEAARGSMLYLNLEPCSHQGRTGPCAESVIAAGVKRVVAAMRDPNPLVNGQGLEKLRAAGIEVVEGVGEAEARKLNEAFAKYIRQKTPLVTLKAGMTLDGKIAAPPGESESPSAPGAGDASAGWITSEEARAHLQELRHASDAILVGVGTIVADDPLLTDRSGRPRRRPLMRVILDSRLRLPLDSRVVKTANQDVLILCSMAEEKRKQALEAHGVRVEQVAMVSAGRPTASNVRRMPVRRRTGTGAPIKPAPSPGIVPAGRPDMQKVVERLGELEITSVLSEGGALVNWAALAAGIVDKVFLYYAPKILAGTGSVPFAAGEGFRRVSEAAKVKSVTLHRFGEDFAVEGYLLDPYE is encoded by the coding sequence ATGGACTTTGCGCCCAACGACGAACGCTTCATGCGCGAGGCTCTCGACCTTGCCCGCCAGGGCGTCGGCCTCACTTCCCCGAATCCCGCCGTGGGGGCGGTGGTGGTGCGCGACGGCAACATCGTCGGCCGTGGAAGCTACACCTACGACGGCGTGAAGCACGCCGAGGTCCTGGCGCTCGAGCAGGCCGGCGAGGCAGCGCGCGGCTCGATGCTCTACCTGAACCTCGAGCCCTGCAGTCATCAGGGACGCACCGGGCCCTGCGCCGAAAGCGTCATTGCTGCCGGCGTGAAGCGCGTAGTCGCGGCGATGCGCGACCCCAATCCGCTGGTGAACGGCCAGGGTTTGGAGAAGCTGCGCGCCGCCGGGATCGAGGTAGTGGAAGGCGTTGGCGAGGCCGAAGCCCGCAAGCTGAACGAAGCCTTCGCCAAGTACATCCGGCAGAAGACGCCACTGGTGACGCTGAAGGCCGGGATGACGCTGGACGGCAAGATCGCAGCGCCGCCGGGAGAGTCGGAGAGCCCCTCAGCGCCGGGCGCGGGAGACGCTTCGGCGGGCTGGATCACAAGCGAAGAGGCGCGCGCCCATCTGCAGGAGTTGCGCCACGCCTCGGATGCCATCCTGGTGGGCGTGGGCACCATCGTGGCCGATGATCCCCTGCTCACCGACCGCAGCGGGCGTCCGCGGCGGCGTCCGCTGATGCGGGTGATCTTGGATTCCCGGCTGCGCCTGCCGCTGGATTCGCGCGTGGTCAAGACCGCGAACCAGGACGTGCTCATCCTGTGCTCGATGGCCGAGGAAAAACGCAAGCAGGCGCTGGAGGCCCACGGAGTGCGCGTGGAGCAGGTGGCCATGGTCAGCGCCGGCCGGCCGACGGCCTCGAACGTCCGCCGCATGCCGGTGCGGCGGCGCACCGGCACCGGCGCTCCCATCAAGCCGGCCCCGTCCCCGGGAATCGTTCCCGCCGGCCGGCCCGACATGCAGAAGGTGGTGGAACGGCTGGGCGAGTTGGAGATCACCAGCGTCTTGAGCGAAGGCGGCGCGCTGGTGAACTGGGCCGCGCTCGCCGCCGGCATCGTGGACAAGGTCTTCCTCTACTATGCTCCCAAGATCCTGGCCGGCACCGGCTCCGTGCCCTTCGCCGCCGGCGAGGGATTCCGGCGGGTGAGCGAGGCCGCCAAGGTGAAGTCGGTGACCCTGCATCGCTTCGGCGAGGATTTTGCCGTGGAGGGATATTTGCTGGACCCCTATGAGTAG
- the meaB gene encoding methylmalonyl Co-A mutase-associated GTPase MeaB: MPDETNNWVARIRSGEPRALARAISAIEDHAPESVELLKALFPHSGKARVIGLTGAPGSGKSTLVDQLAREYRKQGRTLGIIAVDPTSPYTGGAILGDRIRMQAHHADSGIYIRSMATRGFLGGLARATADVATVLDASGKDLILVETVGVGQDEVDIVRLADATIVILVPGMGDDVQTIKAGIMEIADIFVINKSDREGAERVEREIRAMQSLATRPDRWSPPIVKTVATEGTGIPELVAAIAEHEEYLRRENLTLKKKIGNWRERLVEMLRESLLERVLKEQMSDGEVAAYAAEVAEGKRDPYSLVEEIVSRVGKP, encoded by the coding sequence TTGCCTGACGAGACCAACAACTGGGTAGCGCGCATCCGCTCCGGGGAGCCGCGGGCGCTGGCCCGCGCCATCAGCGCCATCGAGGACCACGCGCCCGAATCCGTCGAGCTGCTGAAGGCGCTGTTCCCACACAGCGGGAAGGCGCGCGTCATCGGCCTGACCGGAGCTCCCGGCTCCGGCAAGAGCACGCTAGTGGACCAGCTGGCCCGCGAGTACCGCAAGCAGGGACGCACCCTCGGCATCATCGCCGTGGATCCCACCAGCCCCTACACTGGCGGCGCGATTTTGGGCGACCGCATCCGCATGCAGGCCCACCACGCCGACTCCGGCATCTACATCCGCAGCATGGCGACGCGCGGTTTTCTGGGCGGCCTGGCGCGGGCTACCGCCGACGTGGCCACGGTACTCGACGCCAGCGGCAAAGACCTCATCCTGGTCGAGACTGTCGGGGTCGGGCAGGACGAGGTGGACATCGTGCGCCTCGCCGACGCCACCATCGTCATCCTGGTTCCCGGCATGGGCGACGACGTGCAAACCATCAAGGCCGGCATCATGGAGATCGCCGACATCTTCGTCATCAACAAGAGCGACCGCGAAGGCGCGGAGCGCGTGGAGCGCGAGATCCGCGCCATGCAGTCGCTGGCCACGCGCCCCGACCGCTGGTCGCCGCCCATCGTCAAGACGGTGGCCACCGAAGGCACCGGCATCCCGGAGCTGGTGGCCGCCATCGCCGAGCACGAGGAGTACCTGCGGCGGGAGAACCTCACGCTCAAGAAGAAGATCGGCAACTGGCGCGAGCGCCTGGTGGAGATGCTGCGCGAATCGTTGCTGGAGCGCGTCCTCAAAGAGCAGATGTCCGACGGCGAGGTGGCGGCGTACGCCGCCGAAGTCGCCGAAGGGAAGCGCGATCCGTATTCGCTGGTGGAAGAGATCGTCAGCCGGGTGGGGAAGCCCTGA
- the tsaB gene encoding tRNA (adenosine(37)-N6)-threonylcarbamoyltransferase complex dimerization subunit type 1 TsaB, translated as MLILAIDTSWKQGSVALARGDARSFELIEMAPVAGGTFSAQLIPEISALLAKHKIGKEEIEGFGAASGPGSFTGLRVGLAAIKALAEVLKKPIAAVSVLEALAVASGATGRVIAALDAGRCEAYVGEYVLGAGGATRVRESLVGQEELPALVAGHEEATVVTSDEAIAKLLDARRVARPQSDSIARLAIRKIMAGQTVAPEELDANYIRRSDAEIFAKP; from the coding sequence ATGCTGATCCTCGCCATCGACACCTCCTGGAAGCAGGGCAGCGTGGCCCTCGCCCGCGGCGACGCTCGCAGCTTCGAGCTCATCGAGATGGCGCCCGTGGCCGGCGGAACGTTTTCGGCGCAACTGATTCCCGAGATCTCGGCGTTGCTGGCGAAGCACAAAATCGGTAAGGAAGAGATAGAGGGCTTCGGCGCCGCCTCCGGCCCCGGCTCCTTCACCGGCCTGCGCGTCGGGCTGGCCGCCATCAAGGCCCTAGCCGAGGTGCTGAAAAAGCCGATTGCGGCGGTGTCGGTGCTCGAGGCACTGGCCGTCGCCTCCGGCGCCACGGGAAGAGTCATCGCCGCCCTCGACGCCGGACGCTGCGAGGCTTATGTCGGGGAATACGTTCTTGGCGCCGGCGGCGCGACCAGAGTGCGGGAATCCCTGGTGGGGCAGGAAGAGCTTCCCGCTCTTGTCGCCGGCCACGAGGAAGCCACGGTGGTCACTTCGGACGAGGCGATTGCCAAGCTGCTGGACGCCCGCCGGGTCGCCCGCCCGCAGAGCGACTCCATCGCGCGCCTGGCAATCAGAAAAATCATGGCGGGACAGACGGTCGCACCCGAGGAGCTGGACGCCAACTACATCCGCCGCTCCGATGCCGAGATCTTCGCCAAGCCCTGA
- the holA gene encoding DNA polymerase III subunit delta, with amino-acid sequence MRGFAPAERFESEVRARKLRAAYVLVGDEAFFQRQCRLALLEHLVAPDCRDFCLHELDLAEISVPEVLNRARTPSLMAPFQVFLIRGVKTLYGRGSHQDEFTAIEAYVKNPNPDAVLIFIADHISILADPRRMELTDKERYERIRETLGRYCGVVDLARVEEGEGARWIIEFAAEKGVKVEPEAARELVDSLGADLMLISSELEKLMLYVGEKKRITLSDVEAMVLAAKQCSLYELTDAISAKDRTRALEVLDALLAAGGADEAAIGHLYMLAKTFRQMLVISERKVRDQRQLWQALWQGFRVPPFAADDLIRQARRYSSRRELTRALRLIARADLALRSNPPSKRLVLEQLVLELSAPPKATAPVWQQEELPV; translated from the coding sequence ATGCGCGGCTTCGCGCCCGCCGAACGTTTCGAGTCGGAGGTGCGGGCGCGCAAGCTGCGGGCCGCCTACGTCCTGGTGGGCGACGAAGCCTTCTTCCAGCGCCAGTGCCGCCTAGCGCTGCTCGAACATCTGGTCGCCCCCGATTGCCGCGACTTCTGCCTACATGAGCTGGACTTGGCGGAGATCTCGGTGCCCGAAGTGCTCAACCGCGCGCGCACGCCCTCACTCATGGCGCCCTTCCAGGTTTTTCTCATCCGCGGCGTGAAGACGCTCTACGGCCGCGGCTCGCACCAGGACGAGTTCACCGCCATCGAGGCCTACGTCAAGAATCCCAACCCGGACGCAGTCCTGATCTTCATCGCCGACCACATCAGCATCCTCGCCGACCCGCGGCGCATGGAGCTCACCGACAAAGAGCGCTACGAGCGCATCCGCGAGACCCTGGGTCGCTACTGCGGCGTGGTGGATCTGGCGCGGGTGGAAGAGGGCGAGGGCGCGCGCTGGATCATCGAGTTTGCCGCCGAAAAGGGCGTGAAGGTCGAGCCCGAAGCCGCGCGCGAGCTGGTGGATTCCCTCGGCGCCGACCTGATGCTCATCTCCAGCGAGCTGGAGAAACTCATGCTCTACGTGGGAGAGAAGAAGCGCATCACCCTGAGCGACGTGGAAGCGATGGTGCTGGCCGCCAAGCAGTGCTCGCTCTACGAGCTCACCGACGCCATCTCCGCCAAGGACAGGACTCGGGCGCTCGAGGTCCTGGACGCGCTGCTGGCCGCCGGCGGCGCCGACGAGGCTGCCATCGGACATCTCTACATGCTGGCCAAGACCTTCCGCCAGATGCTGGTCATCTCCGAGCGCAAGGTGCGCGATCAGCGCCAGCTCTGGCAGGCGCTGTGGCAGGGCTTCCGCGTCCCGCCCTTCGCCGCCGACGACCTCATCCGCCAGGCCCGCCGCTACTCCTCGCGGCGCGAACTGACCCGCGCCCTGCGCCTCATCGCCCGCGCCGATCTCGCTCTGCGCTCCAATCCCCCCAGCAAGCGCCTAGTGCTCGAGCAGCTGGTTCTAGAGCTGTCCGCGCCACCCAAAGCCACCGCGCCGGTTTGGCAGCAGGAAGAATTGCCGGTCTAG
- the mce gene encoding methylmalonyl-CoA epimerase, whose amino-acid sequence MTAKLSIDHLGIAVKSLAASKAFYEQLGLRVESEEVIEHEKVRVAMLPLGESRVELLEATSDDSPIARFIAKRGEGLHHISLRVADLEATVARMKKSGTRFVSEEIKIGAGGHRYVFVHPASAGGVLLELCEERR is encoded by the coding sequence ATGACCGCAAAGTTGTCCATCGACCATCTGGGCATCGCCGTGAAGTCGCTCGCGGCCTCCAAGGCCTTCTACGAACAGCTTGGCCTGCGCGTCGAGTCCGAGGAAGTCATCGAGCACGAGAAGGTGCGCGTGGCCATGCTGCCGCTGGGTGAGAGCCGCGTCGAGCTACTGGAAGCGACCTCGGACGATTCGCCTATCGCCCGCTTTATCGCCAAGCGCGGTGAAGGGCTGCACCACATCTCGCTGCGGGTCGCGGACCTGGAGGCGACCGTGGCGCGCATGAAGAAGAGCGGCACGCGCTTCGTCTCCGAAGAGATCAAGATCGGCGCCGGCGGCCACCGCTACGTCTTCGTTCATCCCGCGAGCGCCGGCGGCGTGCTGCTGGAGCTGTGCGAAGAGCGCCGCTAA
- a CDS encoding riboflavin synthase yields MFTGLIEEVGRVLRVEKSAGEGARATRIVVAASQLTQELKKGDSVCVSGVCLTAVEVSPDSVTADLAAETVARTSFARIAEGTEVNLELPMRFGGSMGGHVVQGHVDGVAKLVALEKVEGGEDYWLRAEIPAELAKYVVFKGSIAIEGISLTVARIEGTTLTVAIIPHTYEVTNLKSLKPGDGLNLEVDILAKYAEKMLKGEDVPGAVTLERLISEGF; encoded by the coding sequence ATGTTCACCGGGCTGATTGAAGAAGTAGGACGCGTCCTGCGGGTGGAAAAGAGCGCGGGCGAGGGCGCCCGCGCCACGCGCATCGTGGTGGCGGCGTCACAGTTGACGCAGGAACTGAAGAAGGGCGACAGCGTGTGCGTGAGCGGCGTGTGCCTGACCGCGGTCGAGGTCTCGCCCGACTCCGTGACCGCTGACCTGGCCGCCGAGACTGTGGCGCGTACCTCGTTCGCGCGCATCGCGGAGGGCACCGAGGTCAACCTGGAATTGCCCATGCGCTTCGGCGGAAGCATGGGCGGGCACGTCGTCCAGGGCCACGTGGATGGCGTGGCCAAGCTCGTAGCACTCGAGAAGGTCGAGGGCGGCGAGGACTACTGGCTGCGCGCCGAGATCCCGGCGGAGTTGGCGAAGTACGTGGTCTTCAAAGGGTCGATCGCCATCGAGGGCATCAGCCTGACGGTGGCACGCATCGAGGGAACCACGCTCACCGTGGCCATCATTCCGCACACCTACGAAGTCACCAACCTCAAGTCGCTCAAGCCCGGCGATGGCCTCAACCTCGAAGTGGACATCCTGGCCAAGTACGCCGAGAAGATGCTGAAGGGCGAGGACGTTCCGGGGGCGGTGACGTTGGAGCGGCTGATCAGCGAGGGTTTCTAG
- a CDS encoding DUF465 domain-containing protein produces the protein MASQLRDHLLTSHEEFRKLVQEHSQYSQRLDSLIQKRYLTENEKLEEVRLKKLKLRLKDQMEQIEQQYRSTNQVA, from the coding sequence ATGGCATCTCAGCTGAGGGACCATCTCCTGACCAGCCATGAAGAGTTCCGCAAGCTGGTTCAAGAGCACTCGCAGTACTCGCAACGCCTCGATTCGCTGATCCAGAAACGCTACCTGACCGAAAACGAAAAGCTGGAAGAAGTGCGCCTGAAGAAGCTCAAACTGCGGCTCAAGGACCAGATGGAGCAGATCGAGCAGCAGTACAGGAGCACCAACCAGGTAGCCTAG
- a CDS encoding phosphatidylserine decarboxylase, with protein sequence MVRDGIYYALAMSAVGVLAGWFAGPWYGLAPFLLAGFFLWFFRDPERQVPALAGAVVSPADGRVTAVSPIEVEGQPRTRISIFLNVFDVHVNRAPIAGRIAKVEYRSGKFRNAMGAGSAAENEQNVVTVEGDGHTVVFKQIAGLLARRIVFWKAVGESTARGERVGLIKFGSRVDVILDRSAALQVKIGDKVHGGSSVLAVLPEGSGRPGTGGD encoded by the coding sequence ATGGTTCGAGACGGCATCTACTACGCTCTGGCGATGTCCGCGGTGGGCGTGCTGGCCGGGTGGTTCGCCGGGCCCTGGTACGGGCTCGCGCCCTTCCTGCTGGCGGGCTTCTTCCTGTGGTTCTTCCGCGACCCGGAGCGCCAGGTGCCGGCGCTGGCCGGAGCGGTAGTCTCGCCCGCCGACGGACGGGTCACCGCGGTCTCGCCCATCGAGGTCGAAGGCCAGCCGCGCACCCGCATCAGCATCTTCTTGAACGTCTTCGATGTGCACGTGAACCGCGCCCCCATCGCCGGACGCATCGCCAAGGTCGAGTACCGTTCTGGGAAGTTCCGGAACGCCATGGGCGCCGGCTCCGCGGCGGAGAACGAGCAGAACGTGGTCACGGTGGAAGGCGACGGCCACACGGTGGTCTTCAAGCAGATTGCCGGGCTGCTGGCGCGGCGCATCGTCTTCTGGAAGGCGGTGGGCGAATCCACCGCCCGCGGCGAGCGCGTGGGACTCATCAAGTTCGGCTCGCGCGTGGACGTGATCCTCGACCGCTCCGCCGCGCTCCAGGTGAAGATCGGCGACAAGGTGCACGGCGGCTCGAGCGTGCTGGCCGTTCTCCCGGAAGGCTCCGGCCGGCCGGGCACGGGAGGCGATTGA
- a CDS encoding DUF885 domain-containing protein, with product MMSHRLRLTLAVLFLTSATAAAQAGSSGTRPAAQQPWVARSNENATVLIQVIARFEPEAASQVGAEGFDGQIADMKPGVNERSRQATRGAIEELKRRLAQEKDPLIRQDLEILIKTAYDNIRGSLLSEKFDVPYFNLPRNLFLGIRSLLDDQVPAERRKAALVRLRRYAGMEPGYEPIVKLAEDRTRERLTQPGLLGPVKDEVEKDLNNSALFVNGMGQLLQKYKIQGYEKPYAELKRHLAQYDEFVRTEILPRARTDFRLPPEEYAFDLEQVGVDVPPDELAVKAHAAFDDIQKQMRKLAPQVAKQHGWNLTDYRDVIRELKKDQLVGEAILPHYQARLKEIEGIIRKQRLVTLPSRPARIRLASAAESANVPAPNMRPPRFIGNTGEQGEFVLPLNIPAPPGSKQATQKLDDFTYSASSWTIIAHEARPGHELQFAAMMERGVSIPRAVFAFNSTNVEGWGLYAEAITLPYMPPDGQFISLQFRLMRAARAFLDPELQSGKVTKEQALKVLKDDVVLSDAMANQEVERYTFLAPGQATSYFYGFNRLIRLREEVEKAQGKKFDQQKFHDFVLGQGLLPPELLRKAVLEDFVGRKQD from the coding sequence ATGATGTCCCATCGTTTGCGACTGACCCTTGCTGTTCTTTTTCTGACTTCCGCGACGGCCGCGGCGCAGGCTGGTTCATCCGGCACAAGACCTGCCGCGCAGCAGCCCTGGGTCGCGCGCAGCAACGAGAACGCCACGGTCTTGATCCAGGTGATTGCACGCTTCGAGCCGGAGGCGGCCAGTCAAGTGGGCGCGGAAGGCTTCGACGGGCAGATCGCGGACATGAAGCCGGGGGTGAACGAGCGCTCGCGCCAAGCCACCCGCGGAGCCATCGAGGAGCTGAAACGCCGCCTGGCGCAGGAGAAGGATCCGCTCATCCGCCAGGACCTGGAGATCCTCATCAAGACCGCCTACGACAACATTCGCGGCTCGCTCCTAAGCGAAAAGTTCGATGTTCCCTACTTCAACCTCCCGCGCAACCTGTTTCTGGGCATCCGCTCGCTGCTCGACGACCAGGTGCCGGCCGAGCGCCGCAAAGCGGCGCTGGTGCGGCTGCGGCGCTACGCCGGCATGGAGCCCGGCTACGAGCCCATCGTCAAGCTGGCGGAGGACCGCACCCGCGAGCGGCTGACGCAGCCCGGATTGCTCGGTCCGGTGAAGGACGAAGTGGAAAAGGACCTGAACAACTCCGCGTTGTTCGTGAACGGCATGGGCCAGCTCCTTCAGAAATACAAAATTCAGGGATACGAGAAGCCCTACGCCGAACTCAAGCGGCATTTGGCCCAGTATGACGAGTTCGTGCGCACGGAGATTCTGCCCCGGGCGCGCACCGATTTCCGCTTGCCACCGGAGGAGTACGCCTTTGACCTGGAGCAGGTCGGCGTGGACGTTCCGCCCGACGAGCTGGCCGTCAAGGCACACGCGGCCTTCGATGACATCCAGAAGCAGATGCGCAAGCTGGCGCCGCAGGTGGCCAAGCAGCACGGCTGGAACCTCACCGACTATCGCGACGTCATCCGCGAGCTGAAGAAGGACCAGTTGGTGGGCGAGGCCATCCTGCCGCACTACCAAGCGCGCCTGAAAGAGATCGAAGGGATCATCCGGAAGCAGCGCCTGGTGACGCTGCCGTCGCGGCCGGCGCGCATCCGCCTCGCCAGCGCGGCCGAGAGCGCCAACGTCCCCGCGCCCAACATGCGGCCGCCGCGCTTCATCGGCAACACCGGCGAGCAGGGAGAATTCGTCCTGCCCCTGAACATTCCCGCGCCCCCCGGCTCCAAGCAGGCCACGCAGAAGTTGGACGACTTCACCTACTCCGCCAGCTCCTGGACCATCATCGCGCACGAGGCACGCCCCGGCCACGAGCTGCAGTTCGCGGCCATGATGGAGCGAGGGGTCTCCATCCCCCGGGCCGTCTTTGCCTTCAACAGCACCAACGTCGAGGGCTGGGGCCTTTACGCCGAAGCCATCACCCTGCCCTACATGCCTCCGGACGGCCAGTTCATCTCGCTCCAGTTCCGGCTGATGCGCGCCGCCCGCGCCTTCCTTGATCCCGAGCTGCAATCCGGCAAGGTCACCAAGGAGCAGGCCCTCAAGGTCCTGAAGGACGACGTCGTGCTCTCCGACGCCATGGCCAATCAGGAGGTCGAGCGCTATACCTTCCTCGCGCCCGGGCAGGCCACCTCCTATTTCTACGGCTTCAACCGGCTGATTCGGCTCCGCGAGGAGGTGGAGAAGGCGCAGGGCAAGAAGTTCGACCAGCAGAAGTTCCACGACTTCGTCCTCGGCCAGGGCCTGCTGCCTCCGGAACTGCTGCGCAAGGCGGTGCTCGAGGATTTCGTCGGCCGCAAGCAGGATTAG
- a CDS encoding phosphatidylcholine/phosphatidylserine synthase: MDPQPPRERRLEQNRKRLRRGMYLLPSLFTTANMAFGYYAISQSMQGSLAEPWHFDFAARAIGFAIVFDMFDGRIARMTQTASDFGRELDSLADVITFGVAPAVLAWMWGFRMLPALPEADLRVRLVQLGAIATFLFMIAGASRLARFNIQENPQPSNPGPPGKKYFVGMPIPAAAGVVAAIVHFANGQPLTIWWWSVVWLGLLISCAFLMVSTWRFYSFKDVNLRGRHPFRNVVFIGALIAGIWYFSHPVLFVIALTYMLSGVLARVPHVLRRRTTPPSPPAYQGAA, from the coding sequence ATGGATCCGCAGCCTCCCCGGGAGCGCCGCCTCGAACAGAACCGCAAGCGCCTGCGCCGCGGCATGTATCTGCTGCCCTCGCTGTTCACCACCGCCAACATGGCCTTCGGGTATTACGCCATCTCCCAGTCCATGCAGGGTTCGTTGGCGGAGCCCTGGCACTTTGATTTTGCCGCCCGCGCCATCGGCTTCGCCATCGTCTTCGACATGTTTGACGGCCGCATCGCCCGCATGACCCAGACCGCCAGCGACTTCGGCAGGGAACTGGATTCGCTTGCCGACGTCATCACCTTCGGCGTGGCCCCGGCCGTGCTGGCCTGGATGTGGGGATTCCGCATGCTGCCCGCGCTGCCCGAGGCCGATTTGCGCGTGCGCCTGGTGCAGTTGGGCGCCATTGCCACCTTCCTGTTCATGATCGCCGGCGCCAGCCGCCTGGCCCGCTTCAACATCCAGGAGAATCCACAGCCTTCGAATCCCGGCCCCCCGGGGAAGAAATACTTCGTAGGAATGCCCATTCCCGCTGCTGCCGGGGTGGTGGCCGCGATCGTCCACTTCGCCAACGGCCAGCCGCTGACCATCTGGTGGTGGTCGGTCGTCTGGCTGGGCCTGCTGATCAGTTGTGCCTTCCTCATGGTCAGCACCTGGCGTTTCTACAGCTTCAAGGACGTCAACCTGCGCGGACGCCATCCCTTCCGCAACGTCGTCTTCATCGGCGCGCTGATCGCCGGCATCTGGTACTTCTCGCACCCCGTGCTGTTCGTCATCGCGCTCACCTATATGCTCTCCGGCGTTCTGGCGCGGGTGCCGCACGTCCTGCGCCGGCGCACCACCCCGCCCTCTCCGCCCGCCTATCAGGGGGCGGCGTGA